A part of Heliangelus exortis chromosome 3, bHelExo1.hap1, whole genome shotgun sequence genomic DNA contains:
- the EFHC1 gene encoding EF-hand domain-containing protein 1, whose amino-acid sequence MSSEPLPGLPFLPGYSFRDLLVSLPGSPSPPSHRGSPKLGKTSFHRSQTLGYKNGFAFSRLPTVGIGGERLYANQLSEAELEELANHRPMLTYGPEKRAPPSDFIPAHVAFDKKILKFDAYFQEDVPLSTEEHYRVRQVGIYYYLEDDSMTVMEPAVKNSGLLQGKLLRRHRVPKNDQGEHYHWKDLNRGMNITFYGRTYRIVDCDPFTQEFLESQGIELNPPEKMPFDPYTETRKVPVRKYVTPSDFDQLKQFLIYDKQVLRFYATWDDTKNMFGENLPYIIHYYLADDTVEVREVHEKNDGRDPFPVLIKRQRLPKTLVDNKNTFPSCVLEISDQEVLEWYTAKDFAVGKSTNLLGRNFFIYDCDEFTRNFYRDKFGITDFQPVEIKKKPPEEVPQVIPPYNGFGFLEDSLQNCFSLFPKPPKKDIVKMLENAHKVLRYLVVLETPNPEDRKRRFILSYFLSTDMISIYEPRVRNSGIIGGKYLRKTRVAKPGSTADNVTYYGPSDFAIGATIEVFGHRFVIVGADEFVLKYMESNAERFPPATLQSLRDHFHQQQVVKEADSSAIPTLGTSRQDLDELIAQVQGELIHHKYLNNRDIWEAFLQCDKDGSGIMDKAKFFSLCENLSVPTSATLVNKLIELCSCGEDKIYYLDFLRAFPACDLHPEVATQDQQ is encoded by the exons aaaacatcttttcatcGGTCCCAGACCCTGGGTTACAAAAATGGATTTGCCTTTTCCCGGCTGCCAACCGTGGGGATCGGCGGGGAGCGGCTCTACGCCAATCAGCTCTCTGAAGCTGAGCTGGAGGAATTAGCCAACCACAGACCCATGCTGACCTATGGGCCAGAGAAGAGGGCTCCACCTTCAGACTTCATTCCAGCACACGTGGCTTTTGACAAAAAG ATTTTGAAGTTTGATGCCTATTTCCAGGAAGATGTTCCTCTCTCCACAGAAGAGCATTACCGGGTCCGTCAAGTGGGGATCTATTACTATTTGGAAGATGACAGCATGACTGTCATGGAACCTGCTGTGAAGAACTCTGGCCTTCTCCAAGGCAAACTTCTCAGACGTCATCGGGTGCCTAAGAATGACCAAGGGGAACATTACCACTGGAAAGATCTCAACAGGGGCATGAACATCACCTTCTACGGCAGGACCTACCGCATCGTCGACTGTGACCCCTTCACACAG GAGTTCCTGGAGAGCCAAGGAATTGAGCTGAACCCTCCAGAGAAAATGCCTTTTGATCCTTACACAGAAACGAGGAAGGTGCCCGTGCGCAAGTACGTCACCCCGTCAGATTTTGACCAACTCAAACAGTTTCTGATTTACGACAAGCAG GTCCTTCGCTTCTATGCCACGTGGGATGACACTAAAAACATGTTTGGGGAGAATCTGCCTTACATCATCCATTACTATTTGGCAGATGACACAGTTGAGGTTCGGGAAGTCCACGAGAAAAATGATGGGAGAGACCCCTTCCCCGTGCTGATAAAACGCCAACGTTTGCCCAAAACCTTGGTGGACAACAAAA ATACCTTCCCAAGCTGTGTTCTGGAGATCTCTGACCAGGAGGTACTTGAGTGGTACACAGCTAAAGACTTTGCTGTTGGCAAATCCACCAACCTCCTGGGACGCAACTTCTTCATCTATGACTGTGATGAGTTCACAAGAAACTTCTATCGTGACAAATTTGGCATTACAGACTTCCAGCCAGTGGAAATAAAGAAGAAACCACCTGAGGAAGTTCCACAG GTCATTCCTCCCTATAATGGTTTTGGCTTCCTAGAAGACTCCCTTCAGAACTGCTTTTCCCTGTTTCCAAAGCCTCCCAAGAAAGATATTGTGAAGATGCTTGAGAATGCCCACAAAGTGCTGCGTTACCTGGTGGTCCTG GAAACACCAAACCCCGAGGACAGAAAGCGTCGTTTCATCCTCTCTTATTTCCTCTCCACTGACATGATCAGCATCTATGAACCCCGAGTCCGTAACTCTGGCATCATTGGAGGCAAATACTTAAGGAAAACCAGAGTTGCCAAACCAGGCTCTACTGCAGACAATGTCACATACTATGGGCCCTCAGACTTTGCCATCGGTGCTACAATTGAAG tGTTTGGCCACAGGTTTGTCATCGTTGGTGCTGATGAGTTTGTGCTTAAGTACATGGAGAGCAACGCAGAGCGATTCCCCCCGGCAACGCTGCAGTCCCTGAGGGATCATTTTCACCAGCAGCAGGTGGTAAAGGAGGCTGACAGCAG TGCCATCCCCACACTTGGGACCAGCAGGCAGGACCTGGATGAGTTAATTGCACAGGTTCAGGGGGAGCTGATACACCATAAGTACCTGAACAACAGGGACATTTGGGAGGCATTTCTTCAGTGTGACAAGGATGGCTCTGGCATCATGgacaaagcaaaatttttctctctttgtgaAAACTTGAGTGTGCCAACCAGTGCCACTCTGGTTAACAAG ctgATTGAGCTGTGTTCTTGTGGAGAAGACAAGATATACTACCTTGACTTCCTTAGAGCCTTCCCAGCTTGTGATCTTCACCCAGAAGTTGCAACACAAGACCAGCAGTAA